A single window of Montipora capricornis isolate CH-2021 chromosome 14, ASM3666992v2, whole genome shotgun sequence DNA harbors:
- the LOC138032250 gene encoding BTB and MATH domain-containing protein 36-like codes for MTATSYPPHFSEPWKFSDVVLVVEDQRFHVHRGVLAFWSPVFERMLSAEFKEKVNAEISLPEKKASEFEEMLQMMYPSLEEKSITRRNCYFLFELAHEYQIDSIAQKSVNLMVSMVKNREEYDVLGMLIYAQKYEIKSLISTCINEARRLTLRGLKKHEKRDQIEPDNYLRIAEGIIERLEKQCKDVKVTCQKQLKQASNNLYRHTLPKHDSWACLGSTNWWSTDAYLSEIKRDVNKPGVGCDSLSVVAEKLLEINAKIDSLA; via the coding sequence ATGACGGCTACAAGTTACCCTCCACATTTCTCAGAGCCTTGGAAGTTCAGTGATGTCGTTCTTGTTGTTGAAGATCAAAGATTCCACGTTCATCGAGGTGTTCTTGCCTTTTGGTCTCCTGTCTTCGAGAGGATGCTCAGCGCAGAATTCAAAGAGAAAGTTAACGCTGAAATCTCGCTTCCCGAGAAAAAAGCAAGCGAATTTGAGGAAATGTTGCAGATGATGTATCCATCCCTAGAAGAAAAGTCAATCACTCGAAGAAACTGCTACTTCCTGTTTGAACTTGCTCACGAATATCAAATAGATTCCATTGCTCAGAAGAGTGTTAATCTAATGGTGTCTATGGTCAAAAACAGGGAAGAGTACGACGTGTTGGGTATGTTGATCTACGCTCAAAAGTACGAAATAAAATCTCTAATATCGACTTGCATCAATGAAGCACGTCGATTAACTTTACGGGGATTAAAGAAACATGAAAAGCGTGACCAAATCGAACCAGACAACTATTTGCGGATTGCTGAAGGGATTATAGAGCGCCTTGAGAAACAATGTAAAGATGTAAAGGTTACGTGCCAGAAACAACTGAAACAAGCGAGTAACAACCTTTATAGACATACCCTTCCTAAACATGACTCGTGGGCCTGTCTCGGCTCAACGAATTGGTGGTCAACGGATGCTTACTTAAGTGAGATAAAACGCGACGTCAACAAGCCCGGCGTGGGCTGTGACAGTCTTTCAGTTGTTGCGGaaaaattgcttgaaataaatgctaaaatagATTCCTTGGCTTAG